The Gemmatimonadota bacterium DH-78 region CGCGCGGCGAGTACCAGGGCGGGCACTACATCTACGACGGCCCGTCCAACGAGGGGGTCAACCGGAACATCCGCTGGCCCACCTGCTCCGAGTACTACGGCTTCACCGACGCCGGCAACGGCGCACAGGCACCCGCCGAGCTCCGCTACCGCTGCGACAGCCGCTTCTACCGGCGGGGCAGCATGATCTACAAGGCCGACTTCTTCAAGATTCGCGACGTGACGGCGCGCCTGCCGCTCGGGACTCTGATCCCCGGCAGCGCGAACTCCACCCTCACGCTGTCGGCGCAGAACTTCTACCGCTGGCGGAACGAGGACTTCCCGATCTTCGATCCGGAGATGGTGTCCAACTCCGGCTTCGGCAACCAGGTGCCCAGCATCACCGAGCACATCCCGCCGGCCGCCTCTTTCGTGGCCTCGATCCGGGTGGTGTTCTGATGAGTCGCACGAACGGAGGACGCATGAACCGACGGAGTTCTCTCGCCGTCGTGGCCACCCTGGGTCTCACCCTCGTGGGGTGCGACTTCGAGGTGACCAACCCCGGCCCCACCGACGACAGGTTTCTCGACAACCCGGAGGCGCACCAGGCCATGGCCAACGGCGCGGCGCGCCAGCTCTTCTCCGCACTGGCGAACGTGGCCTACACGACGTCGGCGGTGTCGCGGGAGCTCTTCCCGTCGGGCTCCACCTCGTCGTTCGGAATCTCGGCGCGCCAGCAGCGAGGTCTGCTGGAGTGGGACGACGAGCACATCAACGGGCCGTGGGTGGATGCGCAGCAGTCGCGCTACATCGGGGAGAGCGGATTCACCCGCATGGGCGAGACGAACCCCGGCGGGACGTCGGCGTACAGGCCGGCCGTGGAAGCGGCCCTCTGGGCCGGTTTCGCGAACCGCCTGCTCGGCGAGAACTGGTGTGAAGCCACGATCGACGCGGGACCGATCGTCTCGCGCGAGGACATGCTGCGGCGCGCGGAAGAGTGGTTCACCACGGCCATCACCGCGGCCGGAAGCGAGCCGTCGCTCGCCGAACAGCGGACGGCTGCGATCGCGGGCCGGGCGGCCGTGCGCATGCACCTGGGCGACTGGGCCGGCGCGGTGTCGGACGCGGGCGATGTGCCCACCGACTTCGAGTTCAGCGCGAACTACGAGTCGGCACAGCAGAGCGAGTACAACCGCACCTACTTCGCGGGGGCCAGTGAGCCCTACCGGGCCGTGACGGTCTGGAACACCGTCTATGAGGACTACGGTGAGAGCGGTGATCCGCGCACCCCGTGGGTGGAGACCGGACAGGAGGGCGATGCGGCGGTGCAGATGGTGAACAACAGCCGAGTGCCCTTCTTCCGCCAGGAGAAGTTCGCCGAACGGGGAGCCGACATCCGCCTGGCCTCGGGACTCGAGATGCGTCTGATCGAGGCCGAGCAGCTTCTGCGGAGCGGCAACGTCGAGGGCGCTTTCGCGATCGTCAACGCTCGTCGAACCGAGCTGGGCCTCGACGCGCTGGACCCGGCCGATGCCACCGAAGGGTGGACGATGTTCAAGCGGGAGCGTGGGGTGGAGATGTGGCTGGAGGGACGCCGCCTGGGCGACCTCTATCGGTGGAACGAAGACGGCACGCCGGGATCGCTGCATCCGATGGAAACCGCGGGCGACCCCGCGTCGTACCTCGACTCCGGGCAGGACCTCTGCTACCCGATCTCGAAATCGGAGCGGGAGTCGAATCCGACCATCCCGAACACGCCGACCGGATGACCTTCGGCGCCTCCACACCGTGAGGAGAAGGGTGCGATGAGGCGAAGGGGTCCCGCGTTCGCGCGGGGCCCCTTCGTACGTCGCCGCTCAGCGCCCGAGTGGCACTCCGATCCGGAAGAGGGGCACGACGCGACGCGACTCCGGCGTTTCACCGCCGGGGCCGTCCTCCGTGCCTCGACTCGCATTCAGGTGCAGCAGCACCCCCGTCAGCGCCGCGCCTCCGATGGCCACGAGGGCCCCGGTGCGGAAGGAGTCGAGCGACTTCAACTCCACGCTGGTCACCCCCCGCGTCGGCACGTCCACCTGCTGGATGAGCACACGCGCCCCCCGCAGGTCGCCTCCGGTGCCCACCGGGGCCTCGACCACGAAGGCGTCGCCGTTCACGCTCAGGAAGGTGCCGTCGAGCAGCCGCGGGCCGGGCAGGTCCACATCCTGGAGGAGGGCGGCCGTCTCCGCGTCGAGGCGGAAGCGAACTTCCTGACCCGGTTGGAGTTCCGCAGGTGAAGCGGGGGTGAAGGTGTAGCAGCCCTGCGCGACGAACACGGTCGCGATCAGGGGGATCCACGGACGGCGCATCGGTCGACTCCATCAGGGGGACCTTCGAGCAGCAGCCATTATGCGCCGAGGCACGATCCGACGCCACTCAACTTCGCCCATCGACGCGACGAGACTCAGGCTCGAGAGGGCACGCGCGCCCTCCATCGATCCTCCGGCCCGTTCGGTTCGTGGACCACCCGAAACCCCAACCCACCCCACTGCGGAGCGGCAGGCGCGCGTCCGCCGGACGCCCGCCCCGGCATCCCGATGGCGCGGGACGACGGGGAGGCGTGACGGGGCCGGTGACGGCCGCGGGGTCGGTCGTGCCCACGGACCTCCAGCTCGCCCGTCTCTTTCACGAAGAGACGGCCCCGGCCACCCCCGCGCACGTCGCCCTCATCGGGGTGATCGTCGCCTTCCTCTGGCCGTACGTCCCCCACGCCCTCCTGCTGAAGATGATGGGCGCGGTGATCGTGGCCGCCTTCGTGCGATTTCTCGTGCACCGCCGCGCTCGCCGCTGGTACGACCATGCTCGTTCACTGGTGCGGGTCA contains the following coding sequences:
- a CDS encoding RagB/SusD family nutrient uptake outer membrane protein, which codes for MNRRSSLAVVATLGLTLVGCDFEVTNPGPTDDRFLDNPEAHQAMANGAARQLFSALANVAYTTSAVSRELFPSGSTSSFGISARQQRGLLEWDDEHINGPWVDAQQSRYIGESGFTRMGETNPGGTSAYRPAVEAALWAGFANRLLGENWCEATIDAGPIVSREDMLRRAEEWFTTAITAAGSEPSLAEQRTAAIAGRAAVRMHLGDWAGAVSDAGDVPTDFEFSANYESAQQSEYNRTYFAGASEPYRAVTVWNTVYEDYGESGDPRTPWVETGQEGDAAVQMVNNSRVPFFRQEKFAERGADIRLASGLEMRLIEAEQLLRSGNVEGAFAIVNARRTELGLDALDPADATEGWTMFKRERGVEMWLEGRRLGDLYRWNEDGTPGSLHPMETAGDPASYLDSGQDLCYPISKSERESNPTIPNTPTG